A DNA window from Trichosurus vulpecula isolate mTriVul1 chromosome 2, mTriVul1.pri, whole genome shotgun sequence contains the following coding sequences:
- the LOC118840302 gene encoding V-type proton ATPase subunit S1-like, giving the protein MTRAAVLRQPRGCPGRRRIRFLRGLLLLHLLLLAPRSEASDPQVPLLLWSSSPGLRPSVENPYEGHIYTRPELYTCLDPILEKGPQTVLLILQEKLRLEDFTAFGEVLGDKLESPFPNLQEVLERAPSSLVLPAVGWSAAATLTSYLTQKLGTGPLHVDQASLRELKLNTTHPLLLLVYIPSAASTDLGAHKEALAGQDKILGQVLSRLQAEGKPYTALLTALRPSRAARDLSLVSRGLGQQLLGESQEYKAQPAWPQALPPVSYSDTEPRILFWARHFSVSYDSQTQDLTSLTFGAPELNLTGSSWNDSTAQLVMTYNNLFGPFLRLRFSMINHFYPGSHRSWFTMEGLEIKTHNSTAFFSSVQVIAPSTYSYHCQYVSSDPTKWGLLMPHDLRSPWSVTLQDFQIQAFNLSGGSFSGASDCAAFFSPAIWMGLVSSLFMLFCITFGVHIIFKLKSLNRFDEYKGDPLFEPLMD; this is encoded by the coding sequence ATGACCAGGGCAGCGGTGCTGCGGCAGCCGCGGGGCTGCCCCGGGCGCCGGCGCATCAGGTTCCTCCGGGGGCTGCTGCTGCTACACTTGCTGCTCCTGGCACCGCGGTCGGAAGCCTCGGATCCTCAGGTACCCCTGTTGCTGTGGTCCAGTTCCCCGGGTTTGCGGCCCTCCGTGGAAAACCCCTATGAAGGCCACATCTACACCCGTCCTGAACTTTACACCTGCCTGGACCCCATCTTGGAGAAGGGCCCCCAGACTGTACTGCTGATCCTGCAGGAAAAGCTGAGGCTGGAGGACTTCACAGCTTTTGGTGAGGTGCTTGGTGACAAGCTGGAGAGCCCCTTCCCCAACCTGCAGGAGGTCCTGGAAAGGGCCCCCTCCTCCTTGGTGCTGCCAGCGGTGGGCTGGTCTGCAGCTGCCACCTTGACCTCTTACCTGACCCAGAAGTTGGGTACCGGACCTCTCCATGTAGACCAGGCATCCCTAAGAGAGCTGAAGCTGAACACCACCCACCCTCTACTGCTCCTAGTGTACATACCCTCAGCTGCCAGCACTGACTTGGGGGCTCACAAGGAAGCCCTTGCTGGCCAAGATAAGATCCTTGGGCAGGTCCTGAGCAGGCTCCAGGCAGAAGGAAAACCCTACACAGCCTTGCTCACTGCTCTTCGGCCTTCCAGGGCAGCCAGAGACTTGTCACTTGTGTCCCGGGGACTGGGGCAGCAGCTCCTGGGGGAGAGCCAAGAGTATAAAGCCCAGCCAGCCTGGCCACAAGCCCTACCACCAGTAAGCTACAGTGACACGGAGCCTCGCATCCTGTTCTGGGCCAGGCACTTCTCGGTGAGCTATGACAGCCAGACACAAGACCTCACATCCCTCACTTTCGGAGCCCCAGAGCTCAATTTGACTGGCTCCAGCTGGAATGACTCCACCGCCCAGCTCGTAATGACCTACAACAACCTCTTCGGTCCCTTCTTGAGGCTAAGGTTCAGTATGATCAATCACTTCTATCCAGGGTCGCACCGGAGCTGGTTCACCATGGAGGGGCTGGAGATCAAGACCCACAACTCTACTGCCTTCTTCAGTTCCGTGCAGGTCATTGCACCCAGCACCTACTCCTATCACTGCCAGTATGTAAGCAGTGACCCCACCAAATGGGGCCTTCTGATGCCTCACGATCTTCGCTCCCCCTGGAGTGTAACTCTCCAGGATTTCCAGATCCAGGCCTTCAACCTGTCTGGTGGCAGCTTTTCGGGGGCCAGCGACTGTGCAGCCTTCTTCTCCCCTGCTATCTGGATGGGGTtggtctcttctctcttcatgCTCTTCTGCATTACCTTTGGGGTCCATATAATCTTTAAACTCAAGTCCCTGAACCGTTTTGATGAATACAAAGGGGATCCCCTCTTTGAGCCCCTTATGGACTGA